The Equus caballus isolate H_3958 breed thoroughbred chromosome 12, TB-T2T, whole genome shotgun sequence genome contains a region encoding:
- the CST6 gene encoding cystatin-M has protein sequence MTMARPSLPLALGLAVLALCLLALPRDARARPGERKVGERRDLSPSDPQVLKAAQMAVATFNMGSNSIYYFRDTNILKAQSQLVAGVKYYLTLEMASTACRKNTMAGDLTTCPLAVGEQQEKLRCDFEVLVVPWQNTSSLLKHDCVPMQ, from the exons ATGACCATGGCGCGTCCCAGCCTCCCGCTGGCGCTTGGCCTGGCCGTGCTTGCACTctgcctcctggccctgccccgcGACGCCCGGGCCCGGCCCGGGGAGCGCAAGGTCGGAGAGCGCCGGGACCTGTCGCCCAGCGACCCGCAGGTGCTGAAGGCGGCGCAGATGGCCGTGGCCACCTTCAACATGGGCAGCAACAGCATCTACTACTTCCGCGACACCAACATCCTCAAGGCGCAGAGCCAG CTGGTGGCTGGTGTCAAGTACTACCTGACCCTGGAGATGGCGAGCACAGCCTGCAGGAAGAACACTATGGCTGGAGACCTCACCACCTGCCCTCTGGCTGTGGGAGAGCAGCAGGAG AAGCTGCGCTGCGACTTTGAGGTGCTCGTGGTACCCTGGCAGAACACCTCCAGCCTTCTAAAGCATGACTGCGTGCCCATGCAGTAG